A single window of Salvia splendens isolate huo1 chromosome 8, SspV2, whole genome shotgun sequence DNA harbors:
- the LOC121745316 gene encoding chromatin modification-related protein EAF1 B-like isoform X3 — MASAAIVCQPSSTTLKVENQSSSCQTNGFSRKIGDDTITDIHHNDASHGLKVLDSETSCMPTSLSFDRNNDSEMCNVVGNLDSHGNPKNQYPQDGTTVPGSDQFGKETNDTEVNNSYAFTNNESASARHSKPDKDSLLTPNELDQVESSLQDKVKDQGTSEGMVGPDTSQLESGVKPTVLLVDSSGQPKESHQDTFDPSKSELPDLAFSNRVSTISTEAQTSPGSDSKLASSVDEDSVLKEAKIIEAKRKRIAELSVVTSPVEISQKCHWDYVLEEMTWLANDFAQERIWKLAAASQISYQVAVVSRLRKQESRSGLDAKRVAHTLAKAVMEFWHSIESQAHETSKEQEQHCRKNGALSIRAYAVSFLKCNKPDVFYNQAEVPVTPDRISDSGVDLSWDDSLTEENLFYTVAPGAVEAYRMTSDSHLAQYERIGSSAQEEVETFACDAAADFDSHYNEYDEDEGETNIYSMPMAFESTKSSRYGQKKRRHVVQAYGARPYELDSDLLPMQSSETRLKAPQFAILAKRPGSNINVSIPTKRMRTASRRVISPFGVGASGCIQVPNKTDASSCDTNSFQDDQTTVRGGFAIPNSLEVDSAGESEKQLPSDFAEVSTKPKKKKNAKHLNSTYEQRWPIDSSFQNEQFYRDIYQMRTEINPPDSNGNNGLLGQHIAKKPKLMRQSQDNTFDSIPPSALSVPSPVGSQISNMSNQNQFIRMLSGRDRGRKPKSLKMPSGQSGSGSSWSLFEDQALVVLAHDLGPNWELVSDAFNSTLHFKCIFRKAKECKDRHISLMDRGFGDGADSADDSGSLQPYTSTLPGIPKGSARQLFQRLQGPMEEETLKSHFEKIVVIGQKQLYRKTQNDNQDPKQFQRPHTSHTIGLSQVCPNNQNGGTVLTPLDLCDANLSGPDVVPLGYQGALSSGLGIPNQATATQTLPASGATAALQGASHMTGNNLSSSPGPVNTPTRDARFGLPRSGSLPAEEHQRMHLYNQMITGRNIPQSSISAPGAVPGPDRGARMLSSGNGMGMMSGANRNMPIARPAVQGIPSSSMVSSGNAVSPGLSSGNMHTGVGAGQGSSIVRPSEASSIQRPGLSQDPQRQMMASDLQTSGNSQGVSHVGGLSSSFTNPTTSPPVPSHPLLHQPPHPISPQQPQVLSPHQSHFQGPANHAPNNQQQAYAYRLAKERQLQHRFLQQQHQQPQLPQQFAASNSVMSQAQLPVSASPMLNSPQVQPQTSSPTVPLSPSTPVPSMNTMPQHLQKPQMPTQGVSRNAQSGGSGLNNQTGKQRARQPHQLSQANRQHPQQRQQLQAQQQAKVKGAGRGMQQNISTDVLPNGASTIPGNQCLEKAEPVTSSTQSQGLSTVSAQNAVQPARQYMASQSNQALPQQKMYSGQPMPHPDNSSQSHGPSASPSVSSAPQQSSSSVAVAGPNNQTPSHQKFLNQNQPALQRLGLPNRQIMPNPLSKPHGRYSIVSHHPASGSAGTDAMTTSPQVSNIGSNAVPVVSQPSSHKWHASEPLVDSNSLNSPQSLVSIPSNSSDPVPQEAQGLGPRPPSRLPIARHDTNAQRQQLQQSLQAPSPAPQPQHHQQPMQPLHSQQQAQLLQAGSGNMYGRSSDTRLE, encoded by the exons ATGGCTTCTGCAGCTATTGTGTGTCAGCCAAGTTCAACCACTTTAAAAGTTGAGAATCAATCTAGTTCATGTCAGACTAATGGTTTTAGCAGAAAGATAGGGGATGATACCATCACTGACATTCATCATAATGACGCTTCCCATGGCCTAAAGGTTTTGGATTCTGAGACATCTTGCATGCCGACCAGTCTAAGTTTTGATCGGAACAATGATAGTGAAATGTGTAATGTAGTCGGAAATCTTGACTCTCACGGGAATCCTAAAAATCAATATCCACAAGACGGGACCACTGTTCCAGGAAGTGACCAGTTTGGAAAAGAGACAAATGATACTGAAGTAAATAACAGCTATGCTTTTACCAACAACGAGTCCGCTTCTGCTCGTCATAGTAAGCCGGATAAGGATTCTTTACTCACCCCAAATGAATTAGATCAAGTGGAATCTTCATTACAAGACAAGGTGAAAGATCAAGGTACCAGCGAGGGCATGGTAGGTCCTGACACCTCTCAATTAGAATCTGGGGTGAAACCCACTGTTCTTTTGGTTGATAGTTCAGGACAGCCTAAAGAAAGTCATCAGGACACTTTTGATCCCTCAAAATCAGAGCTGCCTGACCTTGCATTCTCAAATAGAGTTTCTACTATTTCCACTGAGGCTCAAACTTCTCCTGGGTCTGACTCAAAATTGGCAAGCAGTGTTGATGAAGATTCAGTATTGAAAGAAGCAAAAATTATAGAG GCCAAACGCAAGAGAATTGCAGAATTGTCTGTTGTTACATCGCCAGTTGAGATTTCCCAAAAATGTCATTGGGATTACGTACTTGAAGAAATGACTTGGTTGGCTAATGATTTTGCACAG GAGCGTATTTGGAAACTAGCTGCTGCTTCTCAAATATCTTACCAAGTTGCTGTCGTTTCTCGTTTGAGAAAACAAGAAAGCCGTTCGGGCCTGGATGCAAAGAGAGTTGCCCATACCTTGGCTAAAGCCGTCATGGAATTCTGGCACTCTATTGAATCGCAAGCTCAT GAGACAAGCAAAGAACAGGAGCAGCATTGCCGAAAAAATGGGGCTCTTTCAATCCGGGCTTATGCAGTCAGTTTCTTGAAATGTAATAAACCAGATGTTTTCTATAACCAAGCAGAGGTGCCAGTAACACCGGATAGAATATCAGACTCTGGAGTAGACCTTTCATGGGATGATAGTTTGACCGAA GAGAACCTTTTCTACACAGTAGCCCCTGGAGCTGTGGAGGCCTACAGAATGACAAGTGATTCTCATTTGGCTCAGTATGAG AGAATTGGGAGTTCCGCGCAAGAGGAAGTGGAGACGTTTGCTTGTGATGCTGCAGCAG ACTTTGATTCTCATTATAATGAGTATGATGAGGATGAGGGAGAAACAAACATTTATAGCATGCCGATGGCCTTTGAAAGTACCAAATCTTCAAGATATGGCCAAAAGAAGCGGAGACATGTAGTGCAAGCATATGGTGCAAGGCCGTATGAACTGGACTCTGATCTGCTCCCTATGCAGTCTTCGGAGACTAGATTAAAAGCTCCACAGTTTGCTATACTGGCAAAACGACCAGGCAGCAATATTAACGTGTCAATTCCTACCAAACGGATGCGAACTGCATCCCGGAGAGTTATCAGTCCTTTTGGTGTAGGGGCATCTGGATGCATCCAGGTTCCAAATAAAACAGATGCTTCAAGTTGTGATACAAATTCATTTCAGGATGATCAGACCACTGTGCGTGGTGGATTCGCCATTCCAAATAGCTTGGAAGTTGACTCAGCTGGGGAATCTGAAAAGCAATTACCATCTGACTTTGCCGAAGTATCAACAaaaccaaagaagaagaaaaatgcaAAGCATCTG AATTCAACATATGAACAGAGATGGCCGATTGATTCTAGCTTTCAAAATGAACAG TTTTATAGGGATATTTATCAAATGAGGACTGAGATTAATCCGCCCGATTCAAATGGAAATAATG GGTTACTGGGTCAACACATTGCAAAGAAGCCGAAGCTTATGCGGCAATCACAAGATAACACTTTTGACAGTATCCCACCAAGTGCGCTGTCCGTTCCTTCACCAGTGGGCTCCCAAATTAGTAATATGTCCAATCAAAATCAATTTATTAGAATGCTTAGTGGTCGCGACCGGGGTAGGAAACCTAAATCTTTGAAG ATGCCATCTGGCCAATCGGGTTCAGGAAGTTCGTGGTCACTCTTTGAGGACCAG GCCCTTGTTGTCCTAGCACATGACCTAGGGCCCAACTGGGAGCTTGTAAGTGATGCTTTTAACAGCACTTTGCATTTCAAG TGTATATTCCGCAAAGCTAAAGAATGCAAGGATCGTCATATATCCCTTATGGATAGAGGTTTTGGTGATGGGGCTGATAGTGCTGATGACTCTGGGTCTTTGCAACCTTATACATCGACATTACCTGGCATTCCAAAG GGAAGTGCCAGACAGTTGTTTCAACGTTTACAGGGGCCAATGGAAGAAGAGACTCTTAAATCTCACTTTGAGAAGATAGTTGTGATTGGACAGAAACAACTTTATCGGAAAACTCAG AATGATAACCAGGATCCAAAGCAATTCCAGCGGCCTCACACCTCTCACACGATTGGTCTTTCTCAAGTGTGTCCAAATAATCAAAATGGAGGCACCGTTTTAAC GCCTCTAGATCTATGCGATGCAAACCTTTCTGGGCCTGATGTAGTTCCTCTTGGGTATCAAGGGGCACTTTCTAGTGGATTGGGTATTCCTAATCAGGCTACAGCGACTCAAACGCTTCCTGCATCTGGTGCCACTGCTGCATTACAGGGAGCCTCACATATGACTGGCAATAATTTATCATCCTCACCAGGTCCTGTTAATACACCTACGAG GGATGCTAGATTTGGACTTCCGAGGTCTGGATCATTGCCTGCTGAAGAACATCAGAGGATGCATCTCTACAATCAAATGATAACCGGTAGAAACATACCACAATCCAGCATCTCTGCTCCTGGAGCCGTCCCAGGACCTGATCGTGGTGCTCGTATGCTTTCTAGTGGCAATGGCATGGGTATGATGTCAGGTGCTAACAGAAACATGCCTATAGCAAGGCCTGCAGTGCAAGGAATTCCTTCATCATCTATGGTTAGTTCTGGCAATGCAGTTTCCCCGGGTTTGTCATCCGGAAATATGCACACTGGGGTAGGTGCTGGTCAGGGAAGCTCAATTGTCAGACCTAGTGAAGCTTCGAGCATCCAGCGG CCTGGCCTGAGTCAAGATCCACAGAGGCAAATGATGGCTTCTGACCTCCAGACAAGCGGCAACAGTCAAGGAGTGTCTCACGTTGGTGGATTAAGTTCCTCTTTTACTAACCCAACGACTTCACCGCCTGTGCCATCTCACCCTCTTCTTCATCAACCACCCCATCCGATATCTCCACAGCAGCCTCAAGTTCTCAGTCCTCATCAGTCACATTTTCAAGGACCAGCAAATCATGCTCCCAACAACCAGCAGCAAGCCTATGCCTATCGTTTGGCCAAAGAGAGGCAGCTGCAACATCGTTTTCTGCAGCAACAACACCAGCAGCCGCAGCTGCCGCAACAGTTTGCTGCCTCAAATTCTGTGATGTCGCAGGCTCAACTTCCTGTATCGGCATCTCCAATGCTAAATAGTCCACAAGTACAACCCCAGACAAGCTCTCCAACGGTACCACTTTCTCCATCGACACCCGTTCCTTCGATGAATACAATGCCTCAGCACCTGCAGAAACCTCAAATGCCAACTCAAGGAGTTTCACGAAATGCTCAGTCTGGTGGAAGTGGTTTGAACAATCAGACGGGTAAGCAACGGGCAAGGCAACCACATCAGCTTTCGCAAGCTAATAGGCAACATCCTCAGCAGCGACAGCAGTTACAAGCTCAGCAACAAGCTAAGGTCAAGGGAGCTGGTAGAGGGATGCAGCAGAATATCTCAACTGATGTCTTACCAAATGGAGCTTCGACAATTCCGGGGAACCAATGTCTGGAGAAAGCAGAACCTGTCACCAGCTCTACGCAAAGTCAAGGTTTGTCTACTGTTTCCGCACAAAATGCTGTGCAACCAGCAAGGCAATACATGGCTTCACAATCCAATCAAGCCCTACCCCAGCAAAAGATGTATTCAGGCCAACCAATGCCTCATCCCGATAATAGCAGTCAAAGCCATGGTCCTTCTGCTTCTCCTTCTGTTTCGTCTGCTCCCCAGCAGTCCAGTTCATCTGTGGCTGTTGCTGGGCCAAACAACCAAACCCCATCTCACCAGAAGTTTTTGAATCAAAATCAACCAGCTCTTCAGAGACTTGGTCTACCAAATCGCCAGATTATGCCCAACCCATTAAGTAAACCCCatggtagatattctattgtcAGCCATCATCCAGCAAGTGGCTCTGCTGGAACGGATGCAATGACTACATCACCTCAGGTTTCTAACATCGGTTCAAATGCAGTTCCAGTTGTTTCACAGCCAAGTTCTCATAAGTGGCATGCTTCCGAACCATTAGTGGATTCGAATTCATTAAATTCACCCCAAAGCTTGGTCTCTATACCGTCTAACTCAAGTGATCCTGTGCCGCAAGAAGCCCAAGGGCTTGGCCCGAGACCACCTTCCAGATTACCCATAGCTAGGCATGACACTAATGCACAAAGGCAACAGCTACAGCAATCACTACAGGCTCCCTCTCCGGCACCCCAACCTCAGCACCACCAACAGCCAATGCAGCCGCTACATTCTCAGCAGCAGGCACAGCTTCTCCAAGCAGGGAGTGGCAATATGTATGGTAGGTCGAGCGACACTAGGTTGGAATGA
- the LOC121745316 gene encoding chromatin modification-related protein EAF1 B-like isoform X2 yields MGCSSAHVRIVNAEVDSMGGVVEGGVGIAIKSSPHKVAIEKVQVELRQECGVRAERKRELEFLEKGGNPLEYDFGTVASVSVQSTSVTDQHPDQFVTSEAKGSLAFTASPRRDSVESCGRPGTTLCDPNSADNLLLFEAENEFSEGGRSRRSSVKQSDQSFQMDVGLKTQEQGDSATFALPRKAYKRRNRSWPNRDGARLSSTSTDVNPAQGLHETPLPFRHVSKDVEVLSSDENNQNIMSNLKSKPTSPRNDILPKAVATDCQAIGLDELRPSKSTKDQVQGVSLDTASDVIASENLLNGQLNQQSLLVVADTRKQIDSNEPQAIKTVEMASAAIVCQPSSTTLKVENQSSSCQTNGFSRKIGDDTITDIHHNDASHGLKVLDSETSCMPTSLSFDRNNDSEMCNVVGNLDSHGNPKNQYPQDGTTVPGSDQFGKETNDTEVNNSYAFTNNESASARHSKPDKDSLLTPNELDQVESSLQDKVKDQGTSEGMVGPDTSQLESGVKPTVLLVDSSGQPKESHQDTFDPSKSELPDLAFSNRVSTISTEAQTSPGSDSKLASSVDEDSVLKEAKIIEAKRKRIAELSVVTSPVEISQKCHWDYVLEEMTWLANDFAQERIWKLAAASQISYQVAVVSRLRKQESRSGLDAKRVAHTLAKAVMEFWHSIESQAHETSKEQEQHCRKNGALSIRAYAVSFLKCNKPDVFYNQAEVPVTPDRISDSGVDLSWDDSLTEENLFYTVAPGAVEAYRMTSDSHLAQYERIGSSAQEEVETFACDAAADFDSHYNEYDEDEGETNIYSMPMAFESTKSSRYGQKKRRHVVQAYGARPYELDSDLLPMQSSETRLKAPQFAILAKRPGSNINVSIPTKRMRTASRRVISPFGVGASGCIQVPNKTDASSCDTNSFQDDQTTVRGGFAIPNSLEVDSAGESEKQLPSDFAEVSTKPKKKKNAKHLNSTYEQRWPIDSSFQNEQFYRDIYQMRTEINPPDSNGNNGLLGQHIAKKPKLMRQSQDNTFDSIPPSALSVPSPVGSQISNMSNQNQFIRMLSGRDRGRKPKSLKMPSGQSGSGSSWSLFEDQALVVLAHDLGPNWELVSDAFNSTLHFKCIFRKAKECKDRHISLMDRGFGDGADSADDSGSLQPYTSTLPGIPKGSARQLFQRLQGPMEEETLKSHFEKIVVIGQKQLYRKTQDPKQFQRPHTSHTIGLSQVCPNNQNGGTVLTPLDLCDANLSGPDVVPLGYQGALSSGLGIPNQATATQTLPASGATAALQGASHMTGNNLSSSPGPVNTPTRDARFGLPRSGSLPAEEHQRMHLYNQMITGRNIPQSSISAPGAVPGPDRGARMLSSGNGMGMMSGANRNMPIARPAVQGIPSSSMVSSGNAVSPGLSSGNMHTGVGAGQGSSIVRPSEASSIQRPGLSQDPQRQMMASDLQTSGNSQGVSHVGGLSSSFTNPTTSPPVPSHPLLHQPPHPISPQQPQVLSPHQSHFQGPANHAPNNQQQAYAYRLAKERQLQHRFLQQQHQQPQLPQQFAASNSVMSQAQLPVSASPMLNSPQVQPQTSSPTVPLSPSTPVPSMNTMPQHLQKPQMPTQGVSRNAQSGGSGLNNQTGKQRARQPHQLSQANRQHPQQRQQLQAQQQAKVKGAGRGMQQNISTDVLPNGASTIPGNQCLEKAEPVTSSTQSQGLSTVSAQNAVQPARQYMASQSNQALPQQKMYSGQPMPHPDNSSQSHGPSASPSVSSAPQQSSSSVAVAGPNNQTPSHQKFLNQNQPALQRLGLPNRQIMPNPLSKPHGRYSIVSHHPASGSAGTDAMTTSPQVSNIGSNAVPVVSQPSSHKWHASEPLVDSNSLNSPQSLVSIPSNSSDPVPQEAQGLGPRPPSRLPIARHDTNAQRQQLQQSLQAPSPAPQPQHHQQPMQPLHSQQQAQLLQAGSGNMYGRSSDTRLE; encoded by the exons ATGGGATGCAGTTCAGCACATGTTCGCATAGTCAATGCCGAAGTTGATTCTATGGGAGGTGTTGTTGAGGGCGGAGTTGGAATTGCTATCAAATCTTCTCCGCATAAAGTAGCAATAGAGAAGGTTCAGGTGGAGCTCAG GCAAGAATGTGGTGTTCGGGCTGAAAGGAAAAGAGAATTGGAATTTCTTGAGAAG GGTGGAAACCCCTTAGAATATGATTTTGGGACTGTTGCTTCAGTTAGTGTTCAGTCTACTTCAGTCACCGACCAACATCCTGACCAGTTTGTGACCAG TGAAGCAAAAGGCAGTCTTGCATTTACAGCATCACCTCGTCGAGACTCTGTTGAGAGCTGTGGTAGACCCGGGACAACTCTTTGTGACCCTAATAGTGCTGATAATCTCTTGTTATTTGAAGCTGAAAATGAATTTTCTGAAGGTGGTAGGAGTCGTAGGAGTAGTGTTAAGCAATCTGATCAATCGTTCCAAATGGACGTGGGTCTCAAAACTCAGGAACAAGGGGATTCAGCTACTTTTGCTCTTCCTAGAAAAGCATATAAGAGAAGGAACAGATCTTGGCCCAATCGTGATGGAGCTAGGTTGAGTTCTACTTCTACTGATGTAAATCCTGCTCAGGGGCTTCACGAAACTCCCCTACCATTTCGTCATGTCTCTAAGGATGTTGAAGTATTGTCGTCTGATGAgaataatcaaaatataatgtcaaatctgaaatcaaagcCTACAAGCCCACGTAATGATATTCTTCCAAAGGCTGTAGCAACAGATTGCCAGGCTATTGGGTTGGATGAGCTGAGGCCTTCTAAATCAACAAAGGACCAGGTACAAGGTGTTTCCTTGGATACTGCATCAGATGTTATTGCTTCTGAGAACCTGTTAAATGGTCAACTTAACCAACAATCACTTTTAGTGGTTGCAGACACTCGTAAGCAGATAGATTCTAATGAGCCTCAAGCAATCAAGACTGTAGAAATGGCTTCTGCAGCTATTGTGTGTCAGCCAAGTTCAACCACTTTAAAAGTTGAGAATCAATCTAGTTCATGTCAGACTAATGGTTTTAGCAGAAAGATAGGGGATGATACCATCACTGACATTCATCATAATGACGCTTCCCATGGCCTAAAGGTTTTGGATTCTGAGACATCTTGCATGCCGACCAGTCTAAGTTTTGATCGGAACAATGATAGTGAAATGTGTAATGTAGTCGGAAATCTTGACTCTCACGGGAATCCTAAAAATCAATATCCACAAGACGGGACCACTGTTCCAGGAAGTGACCAGTTTGGAAAAGAGACAAATGATACTGAAGTAAATAACAGCTATGCTTTTACCAACAACGAGTCCGCTTCTGCTCGTCATAGTAAGCCGGATAAGGATTCTTTACTCACCCCAAATGAATTAGATCAAGTGGAATCTTCATTACAAGACAAGGTGAAAGATCAAGGTACCAGCGAGGGCATGGTAGGTCCTGACACCTCTCAATTAGAATCTGGGGTGAAACCCACTGTTCTTTTGGTTGATAGTTCAGGACAGCCTAAAGAAAGTCATCAGGACACTTTTGATCCCTCAAAATCAGAGCTGCCTGACCTTGCATTCTCAAATAGAGTTTCTACTATTTCCACTGAGGCTCAAACTTCTCCTGGGTCTGACTCAAAATTGGCAAGCAGTGTTGATGAAGATTCAGTATTGAAAGAAGCAAAAATTATAGAG GCCAAACGCAAGAGAATTGCAGAATTGTCTGTTGTTACATCGCCAGTTGAGATTTCCCAAAAATGTCATTGGGATTACGTACTTGAAGAAATGACTTGGTTGGCTAATGATTTTGCACAG GAGCGTATTTGGAAACTAGCTGCTGCTTCTCAAATATCTTACCAAGTTGCTGTCGTTTCTCGTTTGAGAAAACAAGAAAGCCGTTCGGGCCTGGATGCAAAGAGAGTTGCCCATACCTTGGCTAAAGCCGTCATGGAATTCTGGCACTCTATTGAATCGCAAGCTCAT GAGACAAGCAAAGAACAGGAGCAGCATTGCCGAAAAAATGGGGCTCTTTCAATCCGGGCTTATGCAGTCAGTTTCTTGAAATGTAATAAACCAGATGTTTTCTATAACCAAGCAGAGGTGCCAGTAACACCGGATAGAATATCAGACTCTGGAGTAGACCTTTCATGGGATGATAGTTTGACCGAA GAGAACCTTTTCTACACAGTAGCCCCTGGAGCTGTGGAGGCCTACAGAATGACAAGTGATTCTCATTTGGCTCAGTATGAG AGAATTGGGAGTTCCGCGCAAGAGGAAGTGGAGACGTTTGCTTGTGATGCTGCAGCAG ACTTTGATTCTCATTATAATGAGTATGATGAGGATGAGGGAGAAACAAACATTTATAGCATGCCGATGGCCTTTGAAAGTACCAAATCTTCAAGATATGGCCAAAAGAAGCGGAGACATGTAGTGCAAGCATATGGTGCAAGGCCGTATGAACTGGACTCTGATCTGCTCCCTATGCAGTCTTCGGAGACTAGATTAAAAGCTCCACAGTTTGCTATACTGGCAAAACGACCAGGCAGCAATATTAACGTGTCAATTCCTACCAAACGGATGCGAACTGCATCCCGGAGAGTTATCAGTCCTTTTGGTGTAGGGGCATCTGGATGCATCCAGGTTCCAAATAAAACAGATGCTTCAAGTTGTGATACAAATTCATTTCAGGATGATCAGACCACTGTGCGTGGTGGATTCGCCATTCCAAATAGCTTGGAAGTTGACTCAGCTGGGGAATCTGAAAAGCAATTACCATCTGACTTTGCCGAAGTATCAACAaaaccaaagaagaagaaaaatgcaAAGCATCTG AATTCAACATATGAACAGAGATGGCCGATTGATTCTAGCTTTCAAAATGAACAG TTTTATAGGGATATTTATCAAATGAGGACTGAGATTAATCCGCCCGATTCAAATGGAAATAATG GGTTACTGGGTCAACACATTGCAAAGAAGCCGAAGCTTATGCGGCAATCACAAGATAACACTTTTGACAGTATCCCACCAAGTGCGCTGTCCGTTCCTTCACCAGTGGGCTCCCAAATTAGTAATATGTCCAATCAAAATCAATTTATTAGAATGCTTAGTGGTCGCGACCGGGGTAGGAAACCTAAATCTTTGAAG ATGCCATCTGGCCAATCGGGTTCAGGAAGTTCGTGGTCACTCTTTGAGGACCAG GCCCTTGTTGTCCTAGCACATGACCTAGGGCCCAACTGGGAGCTTGTAAGTGATGCTTTTAACAGCACTTTGCATTTCAAG TGTATATTCCGCAAAGCTAAAGAATGCAAGGATCGTCATATATCCCTTATGGATAGAGGTTTTGGTGATGGGGCTGATAGTGCTGATGACTCTGGGTCTTTGCAACCTTATACATCGACATTACCTGGCATTCCAAAG GGAAGTGCCAGACAGTTGTTTCAACGTTTACAGGGGCCAATGGAAGAAGAGACTCTTAAATCTCACTTTGAGAAGATAGTTGTGATTGGACAGAAACAACTTTATCGGAAAACTCAG GATCCAAAGCAATTCCAGCGGCCTCACACCTCTCACACGATTGGTCTTTCTCAAGTGTGTCCAAATAATCAAAATGGAGGCACCGTTTTAAC GCCTCTAGATCTATGCGATGCAAACCTTTCTGGGCCTGATGTAGTTCCTCTTGGGTATCAAGGGGCACTTTCTAGTGGATTGGGTATTCCTAATCAGGCTACAGCGACTCAAACGCTTCCTGCATCTGGTGCCACTGCTGCATTACAGGGAGCCTCACATATGACTGGCAATAATTTATCATCCTCACCAGGTCCTGTTAATACACCTACGAG GGATGCTAGATTTGGACTTCCGAGGTCTGGATCATTGCCTGCTGAAGAACATCAGAGGATGCATCTCTACAATCAAATGATAACCGGTAGAAACATACCACAATCCAGCATCTCTGCTCCTGGAGCCGTCCCAGGACCTGATCGTGGTGCTCGTATGCTTTCTAGTGGCAATGGCATGGGTATGATGTCAGGTGCTAACAGAAACATGCCTATAGCAAGGCCTGCAGTGCAAGGAATTCCTTCATCATCTATGGTTAGTTCTGGCAATGCAGTTTCCCCGGGTTTGTCATCCGGAAATATGCACACTGGGGTAGGTGCTGGTCAGGGAAGCTCAATTGTCAGACCTAGTGAAGCTTCGAGCATCCAGCGG CCTGGCCTGAGTCAAGATCCACAGAGGCAAATGATGGCTTCTGACCTCCAGACAAGCGGCAACAGTCAAGGAGTGTCTCACGTTGGTGGATTAAGTTCCTCTTTTACTAACCCAACGACTTCACCGCCTGTGCCATCTCACCCTCTTCTTCATCAACCACCCCATCCGATATCTCCACAGCAGCCTCAAGTTCTCAGTCCTCATCAGTCACATTTTCAAGGACCAGCAAATCATGCTCCCAACAACCAGCAGCAAGCCTATGCCTATCGTTTGGCCAAAGAGAGGCAGCTGCAACATCGTTTTCTGCAGCAACAACACCAGCAGCCGCAGCTGCCGCAACAGTTTGCTGCCTCAAATTCTGTGATGTCGCAGGCTCAACTTCCTGTATCGGCATCTCCAATGCTAAATAGTCCACAAGTACAACCCCAGACAAGCTCTCCAACGGTACCACTTTCTCCATCGACACCCGTTCCTTCGATGAATACAATGCCTCAGCACCTGCAGAAACCTCAAATGCCAACTCAAGGAGTTTCACGAAATGCTCAGTCTGGTGGAAGTGGTTTGAACAATCAGACGGGTAAGCAACGGGCAAGGCAACCACATCAGCTTTCGCAAGCTAATAGGCAACATCCTCAGCAGCGACAGCAGTTACAAGCTCAGCAACAAGCTAAGGTCAAGGGAGCTGGTAGAGGGATGCAGCAGAATATCTCAACTGATGTCTTACCAAATGGAGCTTCGACAATTCCGGGGAACCAATGTCTGGAGAAAGCAGAACCTGTCACCAGCTCTACGCAAAGTCAAGGTTTGTCTACTGTTTCCGCACAAAATGCTGTGCAACCAGCAAGGCAATACATGGCTTCACAATCCAATCAAGCCCTACCCCAGCAAAAGATGTATTCAGGCCAACCAATGCCTCATCCCGATAATAGCAGTCAAAGCCATGGTCCTTCTGCTTCTCCTTCTGTTTCGTCTGCTCCCCAGCAGTCCAGTTCATCTGTGGCTGTTGCTGGGCCAAACAACCAAACCCCATCTCACCAGAAGTTTTTGAATCAAAATCAACCAGCTCTTCAGAGACTTGGTCTACCAAATCGCCAGATTATGCCCAACCCATTAAGTAAACCCCatggtagatattctattgtcAGCCATCATCCAGCAAGTGGCTCTGCTGGAACGGATGCAATGACTACATCACCTCAGGTTTCTAACATCGGTTCAAATGCAGTTCCAGTTGTTTCACAGCCAAGTTCTCATAAGTGGCATGCTTCCGAACCATTAGTGGATTCGAATTCATTAAATTCACCCCAAAGCTTGGTCTCTATACCGTCTAACTCAAGTGATCCTGTGCCGCAAGAAGCCCAAGGGCTTGGCCCGAGACCACCTTCCAGATTACCCATAGCTAGGCATGACACTAATGCACAAAGGCAACAGCTACAGCAATCACTACAGGCTCCCTCTCCGGCACCCCAACCTCAGCACCACCAACAGCCAATGCAGCCGCTACATTCTCAGCAGCAGGCACAGCTTCTCCAAGCAGGGAGTGGCAATATGTATGGTAGGTCGAGCGACACTAGGTTGGAATGA